Proteins from one Nitrospira sp. genomic window:
- a CDS encoding cobyrinate a,c-diamide synthase produces the protein MTPRHRPRLVIAGTQSGVGKTTVTLALLAALKGKGLVVQPFKAGPDFIDPGHHQLATGRPSRNLDGWLLEEAVNRSLFARASADADLSIIEGMMGLFDGSSPTQDKGSTAELAKQLQAPVLLVIDGSAMARSAAAMASGYARFDPPVRVAGVLFNRVRSEGHYQLLRDAVTSATDLEVVGYLEPDSAMTIADRHLGLKTAIEEGESEVYARLARSAARTIDLDRIVALARSAADLVLSDEPTCAAPEQPQTVRVGVAYDAAFCFYYEDNLELLRAAGAELVRFSPLRDATLPDVDLLYLGGGYPELYGEVLAANVRMRSAVRTFSDRGGAIYAECGGLMYLTQAIRDMAGRRHEMVGVVSAEAVMRKAGMTLGYRTVRLTAPCLLGPAGTVLRGHEFHYSLLEPTGDLHYACALSDADGKPVGSDGVMRRNTLAVYSHQHFASCPEVVVHLLAAACRARRELAAAGSA, from the coding sequence GTGACACCGAGGCACCGACCACGACTCGTCATTGCCGGCACCCAGAGCGGTGTCGGCAAGACCACGGTAACTCTGGCGCTGCTCGCCGCGTTGAAAGGGAAGGGGCTGGTCGTGCAGCCATTCAAGGCCGGGCCGGATTTTATCGACCCTGGTCACCATCAGCTGGCGACCGGCCGGCCGTCGCGCAACCTGGATGGCTGGTTACTGGAGGAAGCCGTCAATCGCTCGCTCTTCGCGCGTGCCTCAGCGGATGCGGACCTGTCGATCATCGAAGGCATGATGGGCCTCTTCGACGGGAGTTCACCGACGCAGGACAAGGGCAGCACGGCCGAATTGGCCAAGCAGCTCCAGGCTCCGGTTCTCCTGGTGATCGACGGCAGCGCCATGGCCCGCTCGGCGGCGGCCATGGCATCCGGGTATGCCAGGTTCGATCCCCCTGTGCGAGTGGCGGGTGTCCTCTTCAATCGTGTACGAAGTGAGGGGCACTACCAGTTGCTGCGAGACGCCGTGACATCGGCCACGGATCTGGAGGTGGTCGGCTATCTGGAGCCGGATTCGGCCATGACGATTGCCGATCGGCATCTCGGCCTCAAGACGGCGATCGAAGAAGGAGAAAGCGAAGTCTATGCTCGATTAGCCCGGTCCGCGGCACGGACGATCGATCTGGATCGAATCGTCGCGCTGGCACGCTCTGCCGCGGACCTTGTCCTATCGGATGAGCCAACGTGTGCTGCACCGGAGCAGCCGCAGACCGTGCGGGTGGGGGTGGCCTATGATGCGGCCTTCTGTTTTTATTATGAGGACAACCTGGAGTTGCTGAGAGCCGCCGGGGCCGAGCTCGTGCGGTTTTCACCTCTGCGCGATGCTACTCTACCCGATGTCGATCTGCTCTATCTTGGTGGCGGGTATCCCGAGCTGTACGGTGAGGTCCTGGCGGCCAACGTGCGCATGCGATCCGCAGTGCGGACATTCAGCGACCGGGGCGGGGCGATCTACGCCGAGTGCGGCGGGTTGATGTATCTCACACAGGCGATCCGCGATATGGCGGGGCGTCGGCATGAGATGGTGGGCGTCGTGTCGGCAGAAGCGGTCATGCGGAAGGCCGGGATGACGCTGGGGTATCGCACCGTGCGTCTGACAGCGCCCTGTCTGCTCGGTCCGGCTGGCACGGTCTTACGGGGGCATGAGTTCCACTATTCGCTGCTGGAGCCTACCGGCGACCTGCACTATGCCTGCGCATTATCGGATGCGGATGGCAAGCCGGTGGGATCGGATGGAGTGATGAGGCGAAACACCTTGGCGGTGTATAGTCATCAACACTTTGCCAGTTGCCCGGAGGTGGTCGTCCATCTGCTCGCGGCTGCGTGTCGAGCG